From a region of the Cyclopterus lumpus isolate fCycLum1 chromosome 5, fCycLum1.pri, whole genome shotgun sequence genome:
- the LOC117730710 gene encoding tripartite motif-containing protein 16-like isoform X1, whose product MLFRPEVRVSSEEVKLRHSLLPRGEMEPKGDQLDRETFSCSICLDLLKDPVTIPCGHSYCMNCIKDHWDEEDGKKLLSCPQCRQTFTPRPVLLKSTMLAVVVEQLKKTGLQAAPADHCYAGPEDVACDVCTGRRLKAFKSCLVCLVSYCEKHLQHHYDVPQLKKHQLVDPSNQLQENICSRHDEVMKIFCRTDQQCICYLCSLDEHKGHDTVSAAAERTERQRELEGSRLNIQQRIQDREKDLKLLHQEVEAINLSADKTVKDSEKIFTELIRLMKKRSSDVKQQVRSQQRTEVSRVKELQEKLEQEITELKRNDAELKLLSHTEDLHQLLHHYPSLSPLSGSTDSSSINIRPLRYFEDVTAAVSGLRDELQDVLRDKWINVSLTGTEVDVLLSAPEPTTRDGFLRCSCELTLDPNTAHTLLLLSDGNRKGTVMNEHQSYSSHPDRFSEWFPQVLSRESLTGRCYWEVERRGGGVEVAVSYKNIIRTGNECEFGSNNKSWALCCSNNSYDFRYNKVQTPVSGPRSSRLGVYLDHRAGILSFYSVSGTMTLLHRVQTTFTQPLYAGLGFYYHGDTAEFCKLK is encoded by the coding sequence ATGTTGTTCAGACCTGAAGTCAGAGTCTCTTCTGAGGAAGTGAAACTCAGACACTCGTTGTTACCGAGAGGTGAAATGGAGCCCAAAGGAGATCAGCTGGACCGGGAGACCTTCTCTTGTtccatctgtctggatctcctgaaggATCCGGTGACTATTCCCTGTGGACACAGCTACTGCATGAACTGTATTAAAGACCActgggatgaagaggacgggAAGAAGCTCCTCAGCTGCCCTCAGTGTAGGCAGACCTTCACACCGAGGCCTGTCCTGCTGAAGAGCACCATGTTGGCAGTTGtagtggagcagctgaagaagactggactccaagctgctcctgctgatcactgctatgctggacctgaagatgtggcctgtgatgtctgcactgggaggagactgaaggccttcaagtcctgtctggtgtgtctggtttcttactgtgagaaacaccTCCAGCATCATTATGATGTACCTCAATTAAAGaaacaccagctggtggacccctccaaccagctccaggagaacatctgctctcgtcacgatgaggtgatgaagatcttctgccgtactgatcagcagtgtatctgctacctctgctctctggatgaacataaaggccacgacaccgtctcagctgcagcagaaaggaccgagaggcagagagagctggaggggagtcgactaaacatccagcagagaatccaggacagagagaaagacctgaagctgctccatcaggaggtggaggccatcaacctctctgctgataaaacagtgaaggacagtgagaagatcttcactgagctgatccgtctcatgaagaaaagaagctctgatgtgaagcagcaggtcagatcccagcagagaactgaagtgagtcgagtcaaagagcttcaggagaagctggagcaggagatcactgagctgaagaggaacgacgctgagctgaagctgctctcacacacagaggatctcCACCAGCTTCTCCACCACTACCCCTCACTGTCACCACTCAGTGGGTCTACAGACTCATCCAGCATCAACATCCGTCCTCTGAGGTACTTTGAGGACGTGACGGCGGCTGTTTCAGGACTCAGAGATGAACTACAGGACGTCCTGAGAGACAAGTGGATAAACGTCTCACTGACGGGGACTGAAGTGGATGTTTTACTGTCTGCACCAGAGCCCACGACCAGAGATGGATTCTTAAGATGTTCATGTGAACTCACtctggatccaaacacagcacacacactgctgttatTATCTGATGGGAACAGAAAAGGAACTGTTATGAATGAACATCAGTCTTATTCTAGTCACCCAGACAGGTTCAGTGAATGGTTTCCTCAGGTCCTGAgtagagagagtctgactggacgttgttactgggaggtggagaggagaggaggaggagttgaagTAGCAGTTTCATACAAGAACATCATCAGAACAGGGAATGAATGTGAGTTTGGATCCAATAACAAATCTTGGGCTTTATGTTGTTCCAATAACAGTTATGACTTTAGGTACAACAAAGTCCAAACCCCCGTCTCTGGTCCTCGGTCCTCCAGACTAGGAgtgtacctggatcacagagcaggtattctgtccttctacagcgtctctggaaccatgactctcctccacagagtccagaccacattcactcagcctctctatgcTGGACTTGGGTTTTATTATCATGGAGACACTGCTGAGTTCTGTAAACTCAAATAG
- the LOC117730710 gene encoding tripartite motif-containing protein 16-like isoform X2 — translation MKDGCSMTLDRETFSCSICLDLLKDPVTIPCGHSYCMNCIKDHWDEEDGKKLLSCPQCRQTFTPRPVLLKSTMLAVVVEQLKKTGLQAAPADHCYAGPEDVACDVCTGRRLKAFKSCLVCLVSYCEKHLQHHYDVPQLKKHQLVDPSNQLQENICSRHDEVMKIFCRTDQQCICYLCSLDEHKGHDTVSAAAERTERQRELEGSRLNIQQRIQDREKDLKLLHQEVEAINLSADKTVKDSEKIFTELIRLMKKRSSDVKQQVRSQQRTEVSRVKELQEKLEQEITELKRNDAELKLLSHTEDLHQLLHHYPSLSPLSGSTDSSSINIRPLRYFEDVTAAVSGLRDELQDVLRDKWINVSLTGTEVDVLLSAPEPTTRDGFLRCSCELTLDPNTAHTLLLLSDGNRKGTVMNEHQSYSSHPDRFSEWFPQVLSRESLTGRCYWEVERRGGGVEVAVSYKNIIRTGNECEFGSNNKSWALCCSNNSYDFRYNKVQTPVSGPRSSRLGVYLDHRAGILSFYSVSGTMTLLHRVQTTFTQPLYAGLGFYYHGDTAEFCKLK, via the exons ATGAAAGATGGCTGCTCTATGACT CTGGACCGGGAGACCTTCTCTTGTtccatctgtctggatctcctgaaggATCCGGTGACTATTCCCTGTGGACACAGCTACTGCATGAACTGTATTAAAGACCActgggatgaagaggacgggAAGAAGCTCCTCAGCTGCCCTCAGTGTAGGCAGACCTTCACACCGAGGCCTGTCCTGCTGAAGAGCACCATGTTGGCAGTTGtagtggagcagctgaagaagactggactccaagctgctcctgctgatcactgctatgctggacctgaagatgtggcctgtgatgtctgcactgggaggagactgaaggccttcaagtcctgtctggtgtgtctggtttcttactgtgagaaacaccTCCAGCATCATTATGATGTACCTCAATTAAAGaaacaccagctggtggacccctccaaccagctccaggagaacatctgctctcgtcacgatgaggtgatgaagatcttctgccgtactgatcagcagtgtatctgctacctctgctctctggatgaacataaaggccacgacaccgtctcagctgcagcagaaaggaccgagaggcagagagagctggaggggagtcgactaaacatccagcagagaatccaggacagagagaaagacctgaagctgctccatcaggaggtggaggccatcaacctctctgctgataaaacagtgaaggacagtgagaagatcttcactgagctgatccgtctcatgaagaaaagaagctctgatgtgaagcagcaggtcagatcccagcagagaactgaagtgagtcgagtcaaagagcttcaggagaagctggagcaggagatcactgagctgaagaggaacgacgctgagctgaagctgctctcacacacagaggatctcCACCAGCTTCTCCACCACTACCCCTCACTGTCACCACTCAGTGGGTCTACAGACTCATCCAGCATCAACATCCGTCCTCTGAGGTACTTTGAGGACGTGACGGCGGCTGTTTCAGGACTCAGAGATGAACTACAGGACGTCCTGAGAGACAAGTGGATAAACGTCTCACTGACGGGGACTGAAGTGGATGTTTTACTGTCTGCACCAGAGCCCACGACCAGAGATGGATTCTTAAGATGTTCATGTGAACTCACtctggatccaaacacagcacacacactgctgttatTATCTGATGGGAACAGAAAAGGAACTGTTATGAATGAACATCAGTCTTATTCTAGTCACCCAGACAGGTTCAGTGAATGGTTTCCTCAGGTCCTGAgtagagagagtctgactggacgttgttactgggaggtggagaggagaggaggaggagttgaagTAGCAGTTTCATACAAGAACATCATCAGAACAGGGAATGAATGTGAGTTTGGATCCAATAACAAATCTTGGGCTTTATGTTGTTCCAATAACAGTTATGACTTTAGGTACAACAAAGTCCAAACCCCCGTCTCTGGTCCTCGGTCCTCCAGACTAGGAgtgtacctggatcacagagcaggtattctgtccttctacagcgtctctggaaccatgactctcctccacagagtccagaccacattcactcagcctctctatgcTGGACTTGGGTTTTATTATCATGGAGACACTGCTGAGTTCTGTAAACTCAAATAG